In Sphingomonas phyllosphaerae, one DNA window encodes the following:
- a CDS encoding sigma-70 family RNA polymerase sigma factor: MKTKRGHRAALATWVAREVLPHEHRVRQWLNRARISGEDADEIIQEAYCRLAMLEDVDHIDNGHAYFFSIVRNLLVRRLKRQRIVPLETIAEVDAWQDDRPSPEQTAAGRMAYAKALDLIACLPERCRRIVQLRKIEGWSQRRIAEHLGTTEKAVEKQIWLGVRALRDAWSRAEQEADDRMTVAERRGGRR; this comes from the coding sequence GTGAAGACCAAGAGAGGGCATCGTGCTGCGCTGGCCACCTGGGTGGCGCGCGAGGTTCTGCCGCATGAACATCGCGTTCGCCAATGGCTGAACCGCGCGCGCATCTCTGGCGAGGATGCCGACGAGATCATTCAGGAGGCTTATTGCAGGCTCGCGATGCTCGAGGATGTTGACCACATCGACAATGGCCACGCCTATTTTTTCTCGATCGTTCGCAATCTGCTGGTGCGCCGGCTGAAGCGGCAGCGGATCGTACCGCTGGAGACGATCGCCGAGGTGGATGCGTGGCAGGACGACCGCCCTTCGCCGGAGCAGACCGCCGCAGGGCGGATGGCCTATGCCAAAGCGCTCGACCTGATTGCCTGCTTACCCGAACGCTGCCGCCGGATCGTGCAGCTCCGCAAGATCGAGGGATGGTCGCAGCGCCGGATCGCCGAGCATCTCGGCACCACCGAGAAGGCGGTCGAGAAGCAGATCTGGCTCGGCGTGCGCGCATTGCGCGACGCGTGGAGCCGTGCGGAACAGGAAGCGGACGATCGCATGACCGTCGCCGAACGACGCGGAGGACGTCGCTGA
- a CDS encoding arabinogalactan endo-1,4-beta-galactosidase: MRVSVLAAAFAVLAASPVQAGDRAPPPKSGLYLGADLSYVNEMEDCGAVYRSGGQPVDPFALLADKGGNIVRVRIWNDARWTQYSNLADVTKTIRRAKAAGMQVLLDFHYSDDWADGDKQRAPAAWAGKDTEAQAAALYAYTRDVLARLDAQGLMPEMVQVGNETNPELMGGVKERPIDWTRNARLFDAGLRAVRDAGKAATIAPRIMLHIAQPENVEPWFDAATKAGVRDFDVIGVSYYKKWSTQSMKQLGDTITRVRRRYGKDVIVVETAYPFTNENADASPNLLGLDTLVAGYPATPDGQRRYLIDLTQTVVDGGGVGVVYWEPNWVSTRCGTRWGKGSNWENAAWFDYRRTEALPAFDFLSHRYTH; encoded by the coding sequence ATGCGTGTGTCCGTTCTCGCGGCGGCATTCGCCGTCCTCGCTGCGTCGCCGGTTCAGGCGGGGGATCGCGCACCACCGCCGAAGAGCGGGCTCTATCTGGGCGCCGATCTGTCGTATGTGAACGAGATGGAGGATTGCGGCGCGGTGTACCGTAGCGGCGGCCAGCCGGTCGATCCCTTCGCGCTGCTGGCCGACAAGGGCGGCAATATCGTCCGGGTGCGGATCTGGAACGATGCGCGCTGGACGCAGTACTCGAACCTTGCCGACGTCACCAAGACGATCCGCCGCGCGAAGGCGGCGGGGATGCAGGTGTTGCTCGACTTCCATTATTCGGACGATTGGGCCGATGGCGACAAACAACGCGCTCCGGCGGCATGGGCGGGGAAGGACACTGAAGCGCAGGCGGCTGCGCTTTACGCCTATACGCGCGACGTGCTCGCGAGGCTGGATGCGCAGGGACTGATGCCGGAGATGGTGCAGGTCGGCAACGAAACCAACCCCGAACTGATGGGCGGGGTGAAGGAGCGGCCCATCGACTGGACGCGCAATGCGCGATTGTTCGACGCCGGGCTGCGCGCGGTCCGCGACGCGGGCAAAGCCGCGACGATCGCCCCCCGGATCATGCTCCACATCGCCCAGCCCGAGAATGTCGAGCCGTGGTTCGATGCCGCCACCAAAGCCGGCGTTCGCGACTTCGACGTGATCGGCGTCAGCTATTACAAGAAATGGTCGACGCAATCGATGAAGCAGCTGGGCGACACGATCACCCGCGTGCGTCGGCGGTATGGCAAGGACGTGATCGTGGTCGAGACGGCCTATCCGTTCACCAACGAGAATGCCGATGCGTCGCCGAATCTGCTCGGCCTCGATACGTTGGTCGCGGGGTATCCGGCGACGCCGGACGGGCAGCGCCGCTATTTGATCGACCTGACCCAGACGGTGGTGGACGGCGGCGGCGTGGGGGTCGTCTATTGGGAGCCGAACTGGGTCTCAACGCGCTGCGGCACCCGCTGGGGCAAGGGGTCGAACTGGGAGAATGCGGCGTGGTTCGATTACCGTCGAACGGAAGCGCTTCCGGCGTTCGACTTCTTGAGCCATCGATACACGCATTAG
- a CDS encoding glycoside hydrolase family 31 protein yields the protein MDTLTLEERAIVWAYDGDWVRIEAHGPSGLRLRASTYAPRPAAPGALLDIEPVAASIERDGSVARIRSGGITAELDLQGRVRLLDHAGRVLLEEKWRQRDTVTRFWTIGSETVETISALGLAGREFHPLPGGAARITVRFEAKPGERLYGMGQYQQPNLDLAGCVLELAQRNSQASVPFVVSSHGYGMLWNSPAVGEACFAANGAIWTAHAAHEIDYWITAADTPAQIVRNYAQVTGTAPMMPDYALGLWQSKLRYRTQDELLAVARAYRDRGIPLAVIVADFFHWPVQGDWRFDAREWPDPAAMCAELAAMGTALMVSVWPTVDPRSENYPTLAERGYLVRANRGVDVQQEFLGNTRFLDVTHPGARDFLWQTLKRNYRDKGVTLFWLDEAEPEYGAYDFDNYRYHAGEVLAVGNAYPLHYAQALHDGLAAEGAGETVSLVRCAWAGSQRYGALIWSGDIHSSFTAMRNQLSAGLNMAMAGIPWWTTDIGGFHGGDVADPAFHELMIRWFQWAVFTPVLRMHGHRDPITPPAEPFRDGVAQCDTGAGNELWSFGDDVFAILRRYAGLRERLRPYVAGLMRAAHEAGDPPMRPMFYDYPEQPRSWEVDDQYMFGPDLLVAPVTAAGVDARDVWLPAGAWVDAWTGAEVAGDATLRCAAPRDRLPVFVRAGARVADAFGDRPKDAGA from the coding sequence GTGGATACGCTGACGCTTGAGGAGCGCGCGATCGTCTGGGCCTATGATGGCGACTGGGTGCGGATCGAGGCGCATGGGCCGAGCGGATTGCGGCTACGCGCCTCGACCTATGCCCCCCGCCCCGCCGCGCCGGGTGCGTTGCTCGACATCGAGCCGGTTGCCGCCTCGATCGAACGGGACGGTTCGGTAGCACGAATTCGCAGCGGCGGGATCACGGCGGAGCTGGATTTACAAGGCCGCGTGCGCCTTCTGGATCATGCGGGACGCGTTCTGCTCGAGGAAAAATGGCGGCAGCGCGATACGGTCACCAGATTCTGGACAATCGGCAGCGAGACGGTCGAGACGATCAGCGCGCTGGGTCTGGCCGGGCGTGAATTCCATCCGCTGCCGGGCGGGGCGGCGCGAATCACGGTGCGGTTCGAGGCGAAACCCGGCGAGCGGCTGTACGGCATGGGCCAGTACCAGCAACCCAACCTCGACCTCGCCGGCTGCGTGCTCGAACTGGCGCAGCGCAATTCGCAGGCGAGCGTGCCCTTCGTCGTCTCGAGCCACGGCTACGGGATGTTGTGGAACAGCCCGGCGGTCGGCGAGGCGTGTTTCGCGGCCAATGGCGCGATCTGGACCGCGCATGCCGCGCACGAGATCGATTACTGGATCACCGCCGCCGACACGCCCGCGCAGATCGTGCGCAACTATGCGCAGGTCACCGGCACCGCGCCGATGATGCCCGATTATGCGCTGGGATTGTGGCAGAGCAAGCTACGCTACCGCACGCAGGACGAGCTGCTGGCAGTGGCGCGCGCCTATCGCGACCGAGGGATCCCGCTGGCGGTGATCGTCGCCGACTTCTTCCACTGGCCGGTACAAGGCGACTGGCGGTTCGATGCGCGCGAATGGCCTGACCCCGCCGCGATGTGCGCCGAGCTGGCGGCGATGGGCACCGCGCTGATGGTGTCGGTGTGGCCGACCGTCGATCCGCGTTCGGAAAACTACCCGACGCTCGCCGAGCGCGGCTATCTGGTGCGCGCCAACCGCGGCGTCGACGTGCAGCAGGAGTTCCTCGGCAACACGCGCTTCCTCGACGTCACGCATCCCGGCGCGCGCGACTTCCTGTGGCAGACGCTGAAGCGCAACTATCGCGACAAGGGCGTGACGTTGTTCTGGCTCGACGAGGCCGAGCCAGAATATGGCGCCTATGACTTCGACAATTATCGCTATCATGCCGGCGAGGTGCTGGCGGTCGGCAACGCCTATCCGCTGCATTATGCGCAAGCGCTCCACGACGGGCTGGCCGCCGAGGGCGCGGGCGAGACCGTCAGCCTGGTGCGCTGCGCCTGGGCGGGGAGCCAGCGTTATGGCGCGCTGATCTGGTCGGGCGACATCCACAGCTCGTTCACCGCGATGCGCAACCAGCTGAGCGCCGGGCTCAACATGGCAATGGCCGGCATCCCGTGGTGGACGACCGATATCGGCGGCTTCCACGGCGGCGATGTCGCCGATCCGGCGTTCCACGAGCTGATGATCCGCTGGTTCCAATGGGCGGTGTTCACCCCGGTGCTGCGGATGCACGGGCATCGCGACCCGATCACCCCACCCGCCGAGCCGTTCCGCGACGGGGTGGCGCAATGCGACACCGGCGCGGGCAACGAATTGTGGAGCTTCGGCGACGACGTGTTCGCGATCCTGCGCCGCTACGCCGGCTTGCGCGAGCGGCTGCGGCCCTATGTCGCCGGGCTGATGCGCGCCGCGCACGAAGCGGGCGACCCGCCGATGCGGCCGATGTTCTACGATTATCCCGAGCAGCCGCGCAGCTGGGAAGTTGACGACCAATATATGTTCGGTCCCGACCTGCTGGTCGCGCCGGTCACCGCGGCGGGCGTCGACGCGCGCGACGTGTGGCTGCCGGCGGGCGCGTGGGTCGACGCCTGGACCGGGGCGGAAGTGGCGGGCGACGCGACGCTCCGCTGCGCCGCGCCGCGCGACCGGCTGCCGGTGTTCGTCCGCGCCGGCGCGCGCGTCGCGGACGCGTTCGGGGACAGGCCGAAGGACGCTGGGGCATGA
- a CDS encoding LacI family DNA-binding transcriptional regulator has translation MSVKALASPARGGDQARMDIRALAGHLGLSIGTVSRALNDRKDVSPLTRQRVLEAASALGYTPNQFGRTLRIGRTATIGFMLTLEHDSAVHGDPFFMALLEGVQAGLVDHGLDLVILLARKGEDGETFLRRHIARGTVDGWLLSGTQYEDARIKLLSERRIPFVALGRTASIDDYSWIDLDFEGVVAEAMALLLANGHRRIGLVTPPATINNSHIVVAEYRAALGRAGLAADEALIHRGDTDEHDGEAATRELMALEQPPSALLLMGETAPVGAYRALRDAGQEPGRDIAVIGLRNNPMCQALSPELTCFTLDLNALGLALAGKLVSIVENEDGHTETNSSRWPLHILLRDSHKGGVPKI, from the coding sequence GTGTCTGTCAAGGCTCTTGCGTCGCCGGCGCGCGGCGGCGATCAGGCGCGGATGGACATTCGGGCGCTTGCCGGCCATCTGGGCTTGTCGATCGGGACGGTGTCGCGCGCGCTGAATGATCGGAAGGATGTCAGTCCCTTAACCCGGCAGCGTGTGCTGGAGGCGGCGTCGGCATTGGGCTACACGCCCAATCAATTCGGCCGGACGCTGCGAATTGGGCGAACGGCCACGATCGGTTTTATGCTGACGCTGGAACACGATAGCGCGGTCCACGGCGATCCGTTCTTCATGGCGCTCCTCGAAGGCGTGCAGGCCGGGCTGGTCGACCACGGCCTCGATTTGGTGATCCTGCTCGCGCGCAAGGGCGAGGACGGCGAAACCTTCCTGCGCCGCCATATCGCCCGCGGCACGGTGGATGGCTGGTTGCTGTCGGGCACGCAATATGAGGATGCCCGCATCAAGTTACTGTCGGAACGTCGTATTCCCTTCGTTGCGCTCGGACGTACCGCGTCGATTGATGATTATTCGTGGATTGACCTCGACTTCGAAGGTGTCGTCGCAGAGGCGATGGCACTGCTGCTCGCCAACGGTCACCGCCGGATCGGGCTGGTCACGCCCCCCGCGACGATCAACAACAGCCACATCGTCGTCGCCGAATATCGTGCGGCGCTCGGCCGGGCCGGACTTGCGGCGGATGAAGCGCTGATCCACCGCGGCGACACAGACGAGCATGACGGCGAGGCTGCGACACGCGAGCTGATGGCGCTGGAGCAACCACCGTCGGCGTTGTTGCTGATGGGCGAAACAGCGCCGGTGGGCGCGTATCGAGCACTCCGCGACGCGGGTCAGGAGCCTGGACGAGATATTGCGGTGATTGGTCTGCGCAACAACCCCATGTGCCAAGCCTTGTCACCCGAGCTTACGTGCTTCACGCTTGATTTAAACGCCTTGGGTCTAGCTCTTGCAGGTAAACTAGTGTCGATAGTAGAGAATGAGGACGGCCACACCGAAACAAATTCATCTCGTTGGCCCCTGCACATTCTACTACGGGACAGTCATAAAGGAGGTGTCCCAAAGATATAG
- a CDS encoding MFS transporter, giving the protein MTTIAQQGDAAPVHPAPAPAARVPFGEKVAYGFGDAGGTIITGLIANFLTFYYTDVFGIAPGVVGILFLSLRIFDAISDPLIGIMADRTKTRWGQFRPYLLWTAIPVGLSCFLTFQSPDLGQDGKVAYAAITYFLLAFSYSLNNVPYCALVTRMTDSAEEGVACQSVRFAMVAIASFTVSVGLPIMVRALGAGDVARGYRDGVAILSLAAVAMFLICFLFVRERVTFAAVEEPPLRVAIANTLKNDQLRITFAMTLLLIAIFNTKGGAALYFITYVLNGGTTYQAFFFGIATIGGFIGSIVVTFFTRRYDVRTIYIWVNLILVAGHVAAFFVPGDYPTLWLVLVGLCCIVLGCTLPLHFTLIQLADQYGEWKLGMRSSGMSFAFNQFFVKLAWAVAGALISAVLVLVSYKAGANNQTPLSLTGIRALSTLVPAAMHLLLAFTISRLILNRATIARMNAARAA; this is encoded by the coding sequence ATGACGACGATCGCGCAACAGGGCGACGCCGCGCCGGTCCACCCCGCCCCGGCCCCGGCCGCGCGCGTGCCGTTCGGCGAGAAGGTCGCCTACGGCTTCGGCGACGCCGGCGGGACGATCATCACCGGGCTGATCGCCAATTTCCTGACCTTCTATTACACCGACGTGTTCGGGATCGCGCCGGGCGTGGTCGGCATCCTGTTCCTGTCGCTGCGCATCTTCGACGCGATCTCCGACCCGCTGATCGGGATCATGGCCGACCGCACGAAGACGCGCTGGGGGCAGTTCCGCCCGTATCTGTTATGGACCGCGATCCCGGTCGGGCTGAGCTGCTTCCTGACCTTCCAGTCGCCCGATCTTGGGCAGGACGGCAAGGTCGCCTATGCCGCGATCACCTATTTCCTGCTCGCCTTCTCCTATTCGCTCAACAACGTGCCCTATTGCGCGCTGGTGACGCGGATGACCGACAGCGCCGAGGAAGGCGTCGCCTGCCAGTCGGTGCGGTTCGCGATGGTGGCGATCGCCTCGTTCACCGTCTCGGTCGGGCTGCCGATCATGGTGCGCGCGCTGGGCGCGGGCGATGTCGCGCGCGGCTATCGCGACGGCGTGGCGATCCTGAGCCTCGCCGCGGTGGCGATGTTCCTGATCTGCTTCCTGTTCGTGCGCGAGCGCGTCACCTTCGCGGCCGTGGAGGAACCGCCGCTGCGCGTCGCGATCGCCAATACGCTGAAGAACGACCAGTTACGCATCACCTTCGCGATGACATTGCTGCTGATCGCGATCTTCAACACCAAGGGCGGCGCGGCGCTGTACTTCATCACCTATGTGCTGAACGGCGGAACGACCTATCAGGCGTTCTTCTTCGGCATCGCGACGATCGGCGGGTTCATCGGCTCGATCGTCGTCACCTTCTTCACACGCCGCTATGACGTGCGAACGATCTATATCTGGGTCAATCTGATCCTCGTCGCCGGGCATGTCGCCGCCTTCTTCGTGCCGGGCGATTATCCGACCTTGTGGCTGGTGCTGGTCGGGCTGTGCTGCATCGTGCTGGGCTGCACCTTGCCGCTGCACTTCACGCTGATCCAGCTCGCCGACCAATATGGCGAGTGGAAGCTGGGGATGCGCTCGTCGGGGATGAGCTTCGCGTTCAACCAGTTCTTCGTGAAGCTGGCGTGGGCGGTCGCGGGGGCGCTGATCAGCGCGGTGCTGGTGCTCGTCTCCTACAAGGCCGGCGCGAACAACCAGACGCCCTTGTCGCTGACCGGCATCCGCGCGCTGTCGACGCTGGTGCCGGCGGCGATGCACCTGCTGCTCGCCTTTACGATCAGCCGGCTGATCCTCAACCGCGCGACGATCGCGCGCATGAACGCGGCGCGCGCGGCATGA
- a CDS encoding TonB-dependent receptor: MTRGLNRHVLLATGAAVLAISQPAVAQAKQFDIPAQAAETAITALARQAGIQIVVARSFSRGKRTNAVRGAMTADAALNRLLDGTGLHAQQSGPQTYVVLGTSPYQPVALTQVATAAAGTPAEDGAPQDTADDVVVTGIRQSLRTSINQKRAADRVQEVLAAEDIGKLPEASIAESLARLPGLATNRDRGNGTQISIRGLGPNLVNTLLNGREIVSAEASRNVRYEQYPAELINGASVFKSPTASQVEGAIAGQVDLRTLKPLDYKETRVVLNARAIYSDLAEDVQDTSPWGYIASASLVTQFFDDTLGLAIGYSGRRQSVATVRTNIFRYTNSFADLTGNGQSNDNIPYGFEGLARGGDDIRHGALAALQWRPSDRFEVNGDFFYSHVKFDETQRGFRVENLPFGNTLTGGTGVTIDNDGTPRDYVTGITTTNANTSFGQVVRGVNETFFFKDDLYAGGINAAWRPDGWAIVGDIGYSTTHRDQQFLTLRTEPFGVVPTTSFLSARNTVPQMSVGADLSDPSVFRIADFQIPSNGGGAPLINDELWTGSLDATREIGQGPLAALRFGMRYTDRSKDYTQRTQFGFIDPAARTATPAALLNTPYTFAGAFAGLPAVQSIDITKAVEQLFGPIAPTTSDDDRRSSWKVGETTYAGYAQLDLGGNLFGMPFTGNLGLRVIRTETLSKSVDLTQTQQPDGSVTTVVTPIAVKNDFTDWLPNLNLTFKPTDKLQLRLGASQAISRPPLDDLSAGVGLFTFGAPSAFGGNPLLEPFRAKQLDATVEWYFDRDSALTISGFYKDLSTFIVQQVTPITVPNPAGGPDLEGTFRQPINGSGGTIKGVEVLFQKALTFLPAPFDGLGVYLNYSYTDSNIRVREDDNAIGAIQLPGLSKHVGNATLYYSKSGFEARVAFRYRSSYATELGDTDRILFTAPESVLDFQTSYEFAKGSRLDGVKLLFQANNLTDEPFETYYGDRRLQGRYERFGRRFLFGVGYQF, translated from the coding sequence ATGACGAGGGGGTTAAATCGCCACGTGCTGCTCGCGACAGGCGCGGCGGTGCTGGCCATAAGCCAGCCGGCGGTGGCGCAGGCCAAGCAGTTCGACATTCCGGCGCAGGCCGCCGAAACCGCGATCACCGCATTGGCGCGACAGGCCGGGATCCAGATCGTCGTCGCGCGGTCGTTCAGTCGCGGCAAGCGCACCAACGCGGTGCGCGGCGCGATGACCGCCGACGCGGCGCTCAACCGGCTGCTCGACGGCACCGGGCTGCACGCGCAGCAGAGCGGCCCGCAGACCTATGTCGTGCTCGGCACGTCACCCTATCAGCCGGTCGCGTTGACGCAGGTAGCGACCGCGGCCGCCGGCACGCCCGCCGAGGACGGCGCGCCACAGGACACCGCCGACGACGTGGTCGTCACCGGCATCCGCCAGTCGCTGCGCACCTCGATCAACCAGAAGCGCGCCGCCGACCGGGTGCAGGAGGTGCTGGCCGCCGAAGACATCGGCAAGCTGCCCGAGGCGAGCATTGCGGAATCGCTGGCGCGGCTGCCGGGGCTCGCCACCAATCGCGATCGGGGCAACGGAACGCAAATCTCGATCCGCGGGCTGGGGCCGAACCTCGTCAACACGCTGCTCAACGGGCGCGAGATCGTCTCGGCCGAGGCGAGCCGCAACGTCCGCTACGAGCAGTATCCGGCCGAACTCATCAACGGTGCGTCGGTGTTCAAGTCGCCGACCGCGTCGCAGGTGGAGGGCGCGATCGCCGGGCAGGTCGATCTGCGCACGCTGAAGCCGCTCGACTACAAGGAAACGCGCGTCGTGCTGAACGCGCGGGCGATCTACAGCGATCTGGCCGAGGACGTGCAGGACACCAGCCCGTGGGGCTATATCGCCAGCGCGTCGCTGGTGACGCAATTCTTCGACGACACGCTGGGGCTGGCGATCGGCTATTCGGGGCGGCGCCAGTCGGTGGCGACGGTGCGCACGAACATCTTTCGCTACACCAACAGCTTTGCCGACCTGACCGGCAACGGCCAGTCGAACGACAACATCCCTTACGGCTTCGAAGGGCTGGCGCGCGGCGGCGACGACATCCGTCACGGCGCGCTGGCGGCACTGCAATGGCGGCCGAGCGACCGGTTCGAGGTGAACGGCGACTTCTTCTACAGCCACGTTAAGTTCGACGAGACGCAGCGCGGCTTCCGCGTCGAGAACCTGCCGTTCGGCAACACGCTGACGGGCGGCACCGGCGTCACGATCGACAATGACGGCACGCCGCGCGACTATGTGACCGGGATCACCACGACCAACGCCAACACCAGCTTCGGACAGGTCGTGCGCGGGGTGAACGAGACGTTCTTCTTCAAGGACGATCTGTATGCCGGCGGGATCAACGCGGCGTGGCGACCGGACGGCTGGGCGATCGTCGGTGACATCGGTTATTCGACCACGCACCGCGATCAGCAGTTCCTGACGCTGCGCACCGAGCCGTTCGGGGTGGTGCCGACCACCAGCTTCCTGTCCGCGCGCAATACGGTGCCGCAGATGAGCGTCGGCGCCGATCTCTCCGATCCGTCGGTCTTCCGCATCGCCGATTTCCAGATCCCGTCGAACGGTGGTGGTGCGCCGCTCATCAATGACGAATTGTGGACCGGCAGCCTGGATGCGACGCGCGAGATCGGGCAGGGGCCGCTCGCCGCCTTGCGGTTCGGCATGCGCTATACTGACCGGTCGAAGGATTATACGCAGCGCACGCAGTTTGGCTTCATCGATCCGGCGGCGCGCACCGCAACCCCGGCGGCGCTGTTGAACACGCCCTATACGTTCGCCGGTGCGTTCGCGGGGCTGCCGGCGGTGCAGTCGATCGACATCACCAAGGCGGTCGAGCAATTGTTCGGCCCGATTGCGCCCACCACCTCCGACGACGATCGCCGTTCGAGCTGGAAGGTCGGCGAGACGACCTATGCCGGCTATGCGCAGCTCGATCTGGGCGGCAATCTGTTCGGAATGCCGTTCACTGGCAATTTGGGGCTGCGTGTCATTCGCACCGAGACGCTGTCGAAGAGCGTCGACTTGACGCAGACCCAGCAGCCCGATGGATCGGTGACGACGGTCGTTACGCCGATCGCAGTGAAGAACGACTTCACCGACTGGCTGCCCAACCTGAACCTGACGTTCAAGCCGACCGACAAGCTCCAGTTGCGTCTGGGCGCCAGCCAGGCGATCTCACGTCCGCCACTCGACGATCTGAGCGCGGGGGTCGGCCTGTTCACGTTCGGCGCGCCATCGGCGTTCGGGGGCAATCCGCTGCTCGAGCCGTTCCGCGCCAAGCAGCTAGACGCGACCGTCGAATGGTATTTCGATCGCGACAGCGCCCTGACGATCTCGGGTTTCTACAAGGATCTGAGCACCTTCATCGTCCAGCAGGTCACGCCGATCACCGTGCCCAATCCGGCGGGCGGGCCCGATCTGGAGGGGACGTTCCGCCAACCGATCAACGGATCAGGCGGGACGATCAAGGGCGTCGAGGTGCTGTTCCAGAAGGCGCTGACCTTCCTGCCGGCGCCGTTCGACGGGCTGGGCGTGTACCTGAACTACAGCTACACCGACAGCAACATCCGCGTGCGCGAGGACGACAATGCGATTGGCGCGATCCAGCTGCCGGGCCTGTCCAAGCACGTCGGCAACGCGACGCTCTACTACAGCAAGTCCGGGTTCGAGGCGCGTGTCGCGTTCCGGTATCGCTCCAGCTACGCCACCGAGCTGGGCGATACCGACCGCATCCTGTTCACTGCGCCGGAGTCGGTGCTGGATTTTCAGACCAGCTACGAATTCGCCAAGGGCTCGCGGCTGGATGGGGTCAAGCTGCTGTTCCAGGCCAATAACCTGACCGACGAGCCGTTCGAGACCTATTATGGCGATCGGCGCTTGCAGGGTCGTTACGAACGTTTCGGGCGGCGCTTCCTCTTCGGCGTGGGATATCAGTTCTGA
- a CDS encoding FecR domain-containing protein: MNRQDAAAIADEAAAWVAQMDAEGWSETDEIGLERWLAGDPRRRGALLRAQATWIALDPPRSAIVRPASMKRRTMMKAAGGALAASLAGGVFLLTRGTIYRTQLGEIRRVPLADGSTATINTGSEVQVTLADRRRMVTIAQGEAWFRVAKDPTRPFVVEAGPIVVQAVGTAFSVRRRAHGADVLVTEGVVEVWTAQADGYRTSLSAGQSAFIGDNAAVQLHKDAPSAVDRTLAWRTGAIDLNGQTLATAVGEFNRYNRRKLVLADPRLAGEQIDGLFHTDDPEGFARAIHASFNVEVDLAGDDVIRIGRAQK; this comes from the coding sequence ATGAACAGGCAGGACGCGGCGGCCATCGCCGACGAGGCCGCCGCCTGGGTGGCGCAAATGGATGCCGAAGGGTGGAGCGAAACCGACGAGATCGGTCTGGAGCGCTGGCTGGCGGGTGATCCGCGGCGACGAGGCGCGCTGCTGCGGGCGCAGGCGACCTGGATCGCACTCGACCCGCCGCGTTCCGCGATCGTCCGGCCGGCGTCGATGAAGCGGCGGACGATGATGAAGGCGGCAGGCGGCGCGCTGGCGGCATCGCTGGCGGGTGGCGTGTTCCTGCTGACGCGCGGCACCATTTACCGCACGCAATTGGGCGAGATCCGGCGCGTGCCGCTGGCCGACGGATCGACGGCGACGATCAACACCGGCTCCGAGGTGCAGGTAACGCTTGCCGACCGCCGTCGCATGGTGACGATCGCGCAGGGCGAGGCGTGGTTCCGCGTGGCCAAAGACCCGACGCGCCCGTTCGTCGTCGAGGCCGGCCCGATTGTGGTGCAGGCGGTCGGCACCGCCTTTTCGGTCCGGCGACGGGCGCACGGTGCCGATGTGCTGGTGACCGAGGGCGTGGTCGAGGTATGGACGGCGCAGGCGGACGGTTATCGCACCAGCCTGTCGGCGGGGCAAAGCGCCTTCATCGGCGACAATGCCGCGGTTCAGTTGCACAAGGATGCGCCTTCCGCGGTGGATCGCACGCTGGCGTGGCGGACCGGTGCGATCGACCTCAACGGGCAGACACTGGCCACCGCGGTCGGCGAGTTCAACCGCTACAACCGCCGCAAGCTGGTGCTCGCCGATCCCCGGCTGGCGGGCGAGCAGATCGACGGGCTGTTCCATACAGACGATCCCGAAGGGTTCGCGCGCGCGATCCACGCCAGCTTCAACGTGGAGGTCGATCTGGCCGGCGACGATGTGATCCGCATCGGGCGCGCGCAAAAATAA